A window of Acidobacteriota bacterium genomic DNA:
CGCCGACGCCATCCCGGGGCTGGTCGCCTGGATCACGTTCAATGCGCCCTGGACCGCGGTGTCGAACTGAGCGATCAGCGACGCGGCCGAGAGCGCGCCCAGCGTGTCCCGGGCATCACCGTTGAAGCTGTAATCGGCCAGCGCATTGTGGACCACGGTGGTCGGAGCCCCGAAGGCGGCCCCGACCTGCTCGACCATGGAACCGACCGAGTCCGGATCCCGCACGTCTCCCTGCACCGCCAGGGCGCGTTCGCCGAGCGTCGCGGCCAGCGACTCGGCCTGCTCGCGGCTACGAAAGTAGTTGATCGCAACGCGGGCACCTTCCCGCGCAAATGCACCGGCGATAGCGGCACCAAGCCCACGCCCGGCACCGGTCACCAGGACGATCTGTTCCTCGAGAGGGATGGACATCTTCGCGCTCCTCAGGTGTCTTTGGTAGGAATCGAACGACAGGTGCTCCAGAGAGTCCGAAGCACCTCGCCGCGCATCCTACCGGCAGCCTGTGATGCGGCCAAGCATGTGCATCGGGAGGAGTCGCAGACACGATGAGGCGCCAGGCGCAGATCGGAAGAATCGCAGAAAGGCCAGCATTCGGCGAGGCACCAGCATGTCCTAATTCGTTGACAGGAAGATATTTAGATAAGTGGGTGGCACCTGCTTTGGATAAGTGGGTGGCACCTGAGAAGAGCGACCGTTGAGTCGCACGGTTCTAATCGGGTCAACGACCACTCAAGGCTCGCCGCGGAGGGCGAAGATCGCTGCTTTGGATAAGTGGGTGGCACCTTTAGATTGGC
This region includes:
- a CDS encoding 3-oxoacyl-ACP reductase codes for the protein MSIPLEEQIVLVTGAGRGLGAAIAGAFAREGARVAINYFRSREQAESLAATLGERALAVQGDVRDPDSVGSMVEQVGAAFGAPTTVVHNALADYSFNGDARDTLGALSAASLIAQFDTAVQGALNVIQATSPGMASAGFGRIVHIGTNLVQNPVVPYHDYTAAKAALLALTRTAAAELGPQGITVNMVSGGLLRTTDASSATPDEVFDLIADTTPLRSVTTPEEAADAVLFFASPWARAVTGQNLIVDGGLVFG